In one Pseudoliparis swirei isolate HS2019 ecotype Mariana Trench chromosome 23, NWPU_hadal_v1, whole genome shotgun sequence genomic region, the following are encoded:
- the gprc5ba gene encoding G protein-coupled receptor, class C, group 5, member Ba isoform X1, which produces MEKEHEARHIQNPLCEMASLPLLVLLLLTVARGATGQDSENSEALPRGCGWGFVRPYTLLCDLDSIWGVAVESVAAGGVLTALLLALILLCRFHHISEAEKRSGVGPILLLLLGVLGLFGLSFAYLIEQDESLCLLRRALWGLLFAVCFSCLLVQGVRLRRIGLERRSPGGCALTGLALGLSAVQGIIAAEWLLLTVLREGRAACQYLPLDFSLACSYVLVLLLAALTAACLALCGKTHLWRCNAIWLLVTCLLSLLLWVAWVGFYLYGNAWFGRSPEWNDPALAIALVAQGWLLLIFHAIPESHICLRPPPQPTAPDYFDTSQNSTRLRETSFDEDIPLSHRQFVENQGYEYNDENTAGVRTAAGAGQQKSNTAPRPSAPFRSNVYQPTEMTMILNGGAVPSAPPTYTGRQLW; this is translated from the exons ATGGAGAAAGAGCATGAAGCCAGGCATATCCAGAATCCTTTATGTG AGATGGCGTCCCTCCCGCTCCtggtcctgctgctgctgacggTTGCTCGTGGTGCCACCGGTCAAGACTCGGAGAACTCCGAGGCTCTCCCGAGAGGCTGCGGCTGGGGCTTTGTGCGTCCCTACACGCTCCTCTGTGACCTGGACTCCATCTGGGGTGTGGCGGTCGAGTCAGTGGCTGCCGGCGGGGTGCTGACTGCCCTCTTGCTGGCCCTCATCCTGCTGTGCCGCTTCCACCACATCAGTGAGGCCGAGAAGCGCAGCGGCGTGGGAcccatcctgctgctgctcctcggcGTCCTCGGCTTGTTCGGCCTGAGCTTCGCTTACCTGATCGAGCAGGACGAGTCTCTATGTTTGCTCCGCAGGGCCCTGTGGGGTCTCCTGTTTGCCGTCTGCTTCTCCTGCTTGTTGGTGCAGGGCGTCCGCCTGCGACGGATTGGCCTCGAGCGGCGGAGCCCTGGCGGCTGCGCCCTGACGGGCCTCGCGCTGGGTTTGAGCGCCGTGCAGGGCATCATCGCTGCCGAGTGGCTTCTTCTCACCGTGCTGAGGGAGGGACGAGCCGCCTGTCAGTACCTGCCACTGGACTTTTCACTAGCCTGCAGTTACGTGCTGGTCCTCCTCCTAGCCGCGCTGACTGCCGCCTGCCTGGCCCTGTGTGGGAAGACCCATCTGTGGCGCTGCAATGCCATCTGGCTGCTGGTGACCTGCCTGCTGTCGCTGCTCCTGTGGGTGGCCTGGGTGGGCTTCTACCTGTACGGCAACGCCTGGTTCGGGAGGTCCCCAGAATGGAATGACCCGGCACTGGCCATTGCTTTAGTAGCTCAGGGTTGGCTGCTGCTGATCTTCCACGCCATTCCCGAATCCCACATCTGCCTGAGACCCCCTCCACAGCCAACTGCCCCAGATTACTTTGACACCTCCCAGAACTCGACACGGCTGAGGGAGACCAGCTTTGATGAAgacatccctctctctcacaggcAGTTTGTGGAGAACCAGGGCTACGAATACAACGACGAGAACACTGCAG GCGTGAGGACCGCCGCCGGTGCCGGGCAACAGAAAAGCAACACCGCCCCCAGGCCCAGTGCTCCTTTCCGCAGCAACGTCTACCAACCCACCGAGATGACCATGATCCTGAACGGGGGAGCG GTGCCCTCTGCCCCTCCAACCTACACAGGGAGGCAGCTGTGGTGA
- the gprc5ba gene encoding G protein-coupled receptor, class C, group 5, member Ba isoform X2 yields MASLPLLVLLLLTVARGATGQDSENSEALPRGCGWGFVRPYTLLCDLDSIWGVAVESVAAGGVLTALLLALILLCRFHHISEAEKRSGVGPILLLLLGVLGLFGLSFAYLIEQDESLCLLRRALWGLLFAVCFSCLLVQGVRLRRIGLERRSPGGCALTGLALGLSAVQGIIAAEWLLLTVLREGRAACQYLPLDFSLACSYVLVLLLAALTAACLALCGKTHLWRCNAIWLLVTCLLSLLLWVAWVGFYLYGNAWFGRSPEWNDPALAIALVAQGWLLLIFHAIPESHICLRPPPQPTAPDYFDTSQNSTRLRETSFDEDIPLSHRQFVENQGYEYNDENTAGVRTAAGAGQQKSNTAPRPSAPFRSNVYQPTEMTMILNGGAVPSAPPTYTGRQLW; encoded by the exons ATGGCGTCCCTCCCGCTCCtggtcctgctgctgctgacggTTGCTCGTGGTGCCACCGGTCAAGACTCGGAGAACTCCGAGGCTCTCCCGAGAGGCTGCGGCTGGGGCTTTGTGCGTCCCTACACGCTCCTCTGTGACCTGGACTCCATCTGGGGTGTGGCGGTCGAGTCAGTGGCTGCCGGCGGGGTGCTGACTGCCCTCTTGCTGGCCCTCATCCTGCTGTGCCGCTTCCACCACATCAGTGAGGCCGAGAAGCGCAGCGGCGTGGGAcccatcctgctgctgctcctcggcGTCCTCGGCTTGTTCGGCCTGAGCTTCGCTTACCTGATCGAGCAGGACGAGTCTCTATGTTTGCTCCGCAGGGCCCTGTGGGGTCTCCTGTTTGCCGTCTGCTTCTCCTGCTTGTTGGTGCAGGGCGTCCGCCTGCGACGGATTGGCCTCGAGCGGCGGAGCCCTGGCGGCTGCGCCCTGACGGGCCTCGCGCTGGGTTTGAGCGCCGTGCAGGGCATCATCGCTGCCGAGTGGCTTCTTCTCACCGTGCTGAGGGAGGGACGAGCCGCCTGTCAGTACCTGCCACTGGACTTTTCACTAGCCTGCAGTTACGTGCTGGTCCTCCTCCTAGCCGCGCTGACTGCCGCCTGCCTGGCCCTGTGTGGGAAGACCCATCTGTGGCGCTGCAATGCCATCTGGCTGCTGGTGACCTGCCTGCTGTCGCTGCTCCTGTGGGTGGCCTGGGTGGGCTTCTACCTGTACGGCAACGCCTGGTTCGGGAGGTCCCCAGAATGGAATGACCCGGCACTGGCCATTGCTTTAGTAGCTCAGGGTTGGCTGCTGCTGATCTTCCACGCCATTCCCGAATCCCACATCTGCCTGAGACCCCCTCCACAGCCAACTGCCCCAGATTACTTTGACACCTCCCAGAACTCGACACGGCTGAGGGAGACCAGCTTTGATGAAgacatccctctctctcacaggcAGTTTGTGGAGAACCAGGGCTACGAATACAACGACGAGAACACTGCAG GCGTGAGGACCGCCGCCGGTGCCGGGCAACAGAAAAGCAACACCGCCCCCAGGCCCAGTGCTCCTTTCCGCAGCAACGTCTACCAACCCACCGAGATGACCATGATCCTGAACGGGGGAGCG GTGCCCTCTGCCCCTCCAACCTACACAGGGAGGCAGCTGTGGTGA